In the genome of Acidobacteriota bacterium, the window CGCCTACGGGCCGACTTCCCGCTCACCGGCTATTCCCCCGCCGCGCGGGTGATCCTCAATACCCTCAAGCGCTACGGCATGGTATTGGCGGACGGGGGCACCGTTGCCTTGACGGCCGAGAGCGACCTCTTCACGACGACCCGTTGGTCCGACTTGGGGATCAACTCGCGCGTCTTCGACCTCACCGCAGGGGCGGCCAAGGTGCTGGCCACCGATTTCGAGGTCCTCGACACCGGTCCTCGCATCGGCGAGACCTACGATTGTGAGCGGACCACGATCCCCCTGGTGATTTTCGCCGACGGCTTCGAGTCGGGCGATACCAACGCCTGGTCGAGCTCGGGTTAGCTGATCAGGGCCCGACGGCAGACCACTCGGAGAAATCCCCCGATTCGAAACCGTCGCTGAACAGGCGGTTGACCCGCAGCCTCTGGCCGACCACGCGGGTACCGCTGCCATCCCCGGTCCAGGAGTGCCATAGCGCCATCAGCACACCGTCGGCGCTACTCGAGACGGTGGGATAGACCTGGCGATTCGAGGTGCTGGTGTTGATGCGGAATTCATCACCGCAGAGGGTGCCGTTCGCCAGCACCCGTCGCCCCCAGATCTCGTCGAAGCTGCCGCCGGAGGCGGCTTCGCCGTCCCACACCACCACATAGCCACCCAGCCCGTCGGCGGCAACGCTGAGATGCTCCTGATCGCCGGGGGTCGTCTGGTTGAGCTGAATCTCGCCACTGGTGGGCGTGCCGTTGGCCGAGAAGAAGCGCGCGATCACGGTCGCCTCGGAGCCATCCTGCCCATCGCTCTCCCAGGCGATCATGAAGCGCCCGTCGGGCTGAACGGCGACCACCGCGTTGTTCTGATTGCCGGCCTCGGTGACATTGACCAACTGCTCCCCCCCGAGCGGTACACCGGCGAAGGAATAGCGTCGCAGGACGACCGCCCGGAAGTCCGAATCGACGTTGAGACTCTCCCAGGTGACGACGAAGCCCGTCGGCGTGGCCGCAATCTCGACATCGTTCTGCCACCCTTGGGTGGTGGTGTTGATGCGGAGCTCGTCGCCGGCCAGGCCCGCCGGGTCGTAGACCCGACCGTAGATGCCGCCGGTGCTGCCGTCCTGCTCTTCGCTCTCCCACACCACCATCATGTGGCCGGCGGGACCGATTGCGGCGAACGGATTCTCCTGGTTGTTCTCGGTTTCCTCATTGACCCGAAACTCGTTACCCACCGCCTTGCCGGAGGCATCGAAGCGCTGCGCGTAGGACCCCCAGCCGTCGCCATCCTGGGCCTGGCTGCGCCAAAGGACGATGAATGACCCGTCCGCCGCCATCGTCACCGATGCCTGACTCTGGTGATTCGTCGTGTGGCTGTTGACCACGAACTCGTCGCCCACCGGGGAGCCGGCGGCGTCGTAGCGGCGGGCCATCACCGCATCGCCACTGTTGTCTTGGTCAACGCTTTCCCACACCGCCACGGACCGCCCGTCGGGCGCCACGGCAACGTGCGGGAAGGACTGGTTCTGGCTGGTGAAGGTATTGACCTGGAACTCGTCGCCGAGCAAGGCCACCCCCGAGTCGGCGCCGGCCGGCCCCGCCACCAGCGGGCCCAGGCCCAGCAAGCCAGCGCACCAGATGAGGGCATGAAGCGCTTTCAACAGCCGAGGACCCCTGCTCCCAATCGATGACGACCGCAAAGGGTGCTCGAGAGAAGAAGATCTGTGATCGGTGCGCAAGGGCGGCCTCCCTCCGGTGAACGACGGGCTCTGCTGGTCAGAGGATGTGGGTCGACACTCCCCGGCGGCAACCAGATCCGCCTCGGCTCCAGAATGCCCACCACGAGGCCGCCCCCACGGCCCAGGCACTCGGAGCATCGACGCCCCTCGACAAGACATGCGCAAGAACGCGACGTTTTGATCCAAAAGCCAGCAACAAGCCGGTGAGAGAGTCCCCTACCCGGGGAACATGCCTCCCATGCCGCCCGGCATGTCGGGCAGCTTGCCACCGCCACCCATCGCCTTGCGCAGCCATTTGCCGCGCGCCCCTTTGAACATCTTGCGCATCATCTTGTACTGCTTGAGCAGGCGGTTGAGGTCCTGCACGCTGGTGCCGGAGCCGCGGGCGACGCGGCGTTTGCGGCTGGCATTGAGCACCTGGGGCCGGCGCCGCTCCTGCGGCGTCATCGAGTTGATCAGGGCTTCGACCCGCTTGATCTGGCCCTCGTCCACCTGGCTAGCGTCGAGCCCTTTGAAGGGCCCGGCCTTGGGCAGCAGCTCCATGAGCTGGGCCAGCGGCCCCATGCGACGGATCTGGCGCAGCTGGTCGCGCAGGTCCTCGAGGGTGAACTCCTGGTTCGCCAGCCGGGTGGCGAGGCGCTGCGCCTCGTCCTGATCGATGCCCTGCTCGGCGCGCTCGATCAGGGTGAGGACGTCGCCCATGCCGATCATCCGCCCGGCCATGCGCTCGGGGTGGAAGAGGTCGAGGTCCTCGGCCTTCTCGCCGACACCGACGAAGCGGATCGGCACCTTGGCGACGGTGCGGATGGAAAGCGCCGCACCGCCCCGCGAGTCGCCATCGAGCTTGGTCAGGATGACGCCGCTCAGGGGCATGTCGGCGGCGAACTGCTCGGCGCTGCGCACCGCGTCCTGGCCGGTCATCGAATCGGCCACGAACAGGATCTCGTCCGGCTGCAGCTTGCCGGCCAGGGCCTTGAGCTCCTCCATCAGCGAAGCGTCGACGTGCAGCCGGCCGGCGGTATCGAAGATGATCAGGTCGTGGCCGCGCTCGCGCGCCTCGCGAGTGGCCTTGTCGGCCAGCGCCAGCACCGACATTCCGGCATCCGGCTGACACACCGGCACGCCGACTCCGGCGCCCACCTGGACGAGCTGCTCGACCGCCGCGGCGCGCTGCAGGTCACCGGCGACCAGCAGGGGATGGCGGCCCTTGCCCTTCATGCGCTTGGCGAGCTTTCCCGAGGTGGTGGTTTTGCCGGAGCCCTGCAAACCGCACATCAGCACCACCGCCGGCCGCTTCTGCAGGTCGAGCTCGCGACCCTCTTCGCCGAGCAGTCCGACGAGCTCGTCGCGCACGATCTTGACGACCTGCTGGGCAGGCGTCAGACTCTGCAGGACTTCCTGGCCGAGAGCCCGTTCCCGAACGCGATCGATAAACGGCCTCACCACCCGGATATGAACATCCGCTTCGAGCAGCGCCAGTCGGATCTGCCGCAAGGCCGACTTGAGCGCCTCTTCGGTGATCTTTCCCTCGCCCTTGAGCTGGCGAAAAACGTCTTGGAGCTTGCCTTGCAGACCGTCGAACATGGGTGTCGTCTCCCCCGGTGGATGAAGAGCCGATGCTAAATCATCGGTCCCGGGCCCGCAATCGCTTTCCCCACCACCTCACGGGGCGATCATGATCCGCCGCGCCAAGATCGTCGCCACCGTCGGCCCCGCCAGCCAACGACCGGAAGATCTGCGAGCCATCGTGCTCGCCGGTGCCGAGGTCCTGCGCCTCAACCTCTCCCACGGCTCCCACGACTGGCACCGCGAGACCATCGCCACCATTCGCGCCGTGGCGGAAGAAGAGCAGCGCCACCTGGCGATTCTTCTCGATCTGATGGGACCGCGCTACCGGCTGGCCAATCTGCCGAAAAGGCGCTGCCTCGAAGCCGGCGAGCGGGTGCGTCTGGGGCTCTCCGCGGACGCCGACCTGCCGCTTGGGGAAGCGGAGGTCCTCGCCGCCCTGTCGCCCGGTCAACGGTTGCTGATCGACCAGGGCCTGGTCGACTTGGTGATCGAAGAAACCTCCGCCGACGAGGCCGTCGCCCGAGTGCTCACCGGCGGCGAGGTCTCGAGTCGCAAGGGCATCAACCTGCCGGACAGCGACCTCGGCTTCGCGATCACCACCAAGGACCACCAGGACATCGCCTTCGCCGTCGAGCAGGGGGTCGACTATCTGGCCGCCAGCTATGTCGGCCGAGCCGCCGATCTCACCGCCCTCGAGGATCGCATCGCCGCCGCCGGCGGCAGCATTCCGCTGGTCGCCAAGCTCGAGCGCAAGCAGGCCGTCGAGCACCTCGAAGAGATCGTCGAAGCCGCCACCGCGGTGATGGTGGCACGCGGTGACCTCGGCGTCGAGGTGCCGATCCATCAGGTGCCGGTGCTGCAGAAGAAGATCGTGCGGGCCTGCCGCGAGCGCGCCACGCCGGTGATCGTCGCCACCCAGATGCTCGAGTCGATGATGGCCCAGCCGCGGCCGACGCGCGCCGAAGCCACCGACATCGCCAACGCCATTTTCGACGGCGCCGACGCCCTCATGCTGTCCGGCGAAACGGCCGCCGGTAAGTATCCCCGTGCCGCCGTCGAAGTGATGGCGCGCACCATCGTCGAAGCCGAGGACTACCGCCGTCAGGTGCTCCACGACCGGATCAATCTGCGCCGCAGCCCGGCCCGATCGTCGTCCGAGTCGGGGGTTCCCCGCCTCTCCGAAGACATCGCCCAGGACATTCCGGACATGGTGTGTGGTGCCGCCGTCTACACCGCCGGCGAGCTCGCTGCGGAGCTCATGGTGGCCTTCACGCAGACCGGCTTCACTGGCCTGTTGATCTCGCGCTATCGGCCGTCGACCCGCTGCGTGGTGTTCACCAACAGCCTGACCGTCGCCCGCCAGCTCAACCTGGTGTGGGGGGTCGAGCCCCACTTCCTGCCGGATCGCCTGGAGCACCACGACGAGGTCATTCAGCTCGTCGACCGCGAGCTCCTGACCCGCCGCCTGGCTACTCCCGGCACCACCATCGTCGCCCTGATGGCGGACCCCATCCGGGAGCGGGCTCGCACCAACCTGATGCGGGTCCACCAGGTGCGCACCGCGGAGCAGTGGCGCGCCGCGGAGCAAGGACCACCGCGGCGGGGCCAGCCGTGAGCTTCGCGGCACCGCCTCCCCTACCCCCCTTCCTGGAAACGGAGCTGCCCTTCGAGCGCGGCACCTATCGCCTCGAGGAAGGGGCCTGGGCCGGCCGCCGGCTACACTTCATCGACCACGGTCCGCGGGACGCTCCGGCGGTCCTGATGCTCCACGGCAATCCCACCTGGAGCTTCCTCTGGCGTCGCGTGATCGCCGCCTTGCCGGAATATCGCTGCCTGGCGCCGGACCTCATCGGCCTCGGCCTGTCGGACAAGCCACGGCGCCTCGCCGAGCACCGGGTCGAAGCCCACGGCGAAGCCCTCGAGGAGTGGCTCGGCGCCCTCGGCATCACCTCCGCGGCGTTGATGGTCCAGGACTGGGGCGGCCCCATCGGCACCTACCTCGGCGCCACGCACCTCGCCGCCACCGGCAGCGAGCGCTTCACCGCGCTGGTGATCGCCAATACCTCGGTACTGCTGCCGGAGCGGCCTCGGGGTACCGCCTTCCACCGCTTCGCGCGCTTCCCCGGCATCAGTGACCTGGTCTTCCGGGGATTCGGCTTTCCGCAGAACATCCTGCACCGCATCCAGGGCGATCCGGCCTCGATTCGCGGCCCGGTGGCACGCGCCTATCGCTGGCCCCTGCGCCGCTGGCGAGACCGCGCCGCCCCTCTCGCCCTGGCCCGCATGGTGCCGTCGGCGCCGGACCACCCCAGCGTTCCGGCACTGCGCCGCGGCGAGACCTGGGCGCGAGCCTTCGGCGGCCCCATCGCCCTCGTCTGGGGCACCCGGGATCCGATCCTCGGGCGCGCCTTGAAGTGGCACGAGCGGGCGTTTCCGCAGGCCGCGGTGACCCGCACCGAAGCCGGGCACTTCTTGCAGGAAGAGGTTCCGGAGGAGCTCGCCGAGGCGCTGCGGCGAGGGACCTGAGGCAAGCCCTCAGGAGCGGCGCCGGCTCCAGGTGAGCAGCGCCGGCAGCAGAGTCACCGAGACCAGCGCCGTCGACAACGCTCCGAGAACAGCGACGAAGCCCACCGAGCGCAGTCCCGGGTAGTGGGAAAAGACCAGCGACCCGAAGCCGCAGACCGTCGACAGGGCGGCCACCACGATGGCATTGCCGGTGTCGATCAGGCCGCGCTCGACATCGCCGCCGCTTTCTTCCCGGAAGCGATGCACGATGTGCAGACCATAGTCGACCCCGATGCCGATGATCATGGTGGTGACGAAGATGTTCATGAAGTTGAGATCGATGCCGAACTGCACCATCGCCCCGAGCATCCAGCAGATGCCCACCGCCAAGGGGCTCAAGGAGAGCAGCGTGTGGCGGATCGATCGGAAGTCGAG includes:
- the ffh gene encoding signal recognition particle protein — its product is MFDGLQGKLQDVFRQLKGEGKITEEALKSALRQIRLALLEADVHIRVVRPFIDRVRERALGQEVLQSLTPAQQVVKIVRDELVGLLGEEGRELDLQKRPAVVLMCGLQGSGKTTTSGKLAKRMKGKGRHPLLVAGDLQRAAAVEQLVQVGAGVGVPVCQPDAGMSVLALADKATREARERGHDLIIFDTAGRLHVDASLMEELKALAGKLQPDEILFVADSMTGQDAVRSAEQFAADMPLSGVILTKLDGDSRGGAALSIRTVAKVPIRFVGVGEKAEDLDLFHPERMAGRMIGMGDVLTLIERAEQGIDQDEAQRLATRLANQEFTLEDLRDQLRQIRRMGPLAQLMELLPKAGPFKGLDASQVDEGQIKRVEALINSMTPQERRRPQVLNASRKRRVARGSGTSVQDLNRLLKQYKMMRKMFKGARGKWLRKAMGGGGKLPDMPGGMGGMFPG
- the pyk gene encoding pyruvate kinase, which gives rise to MIRRAKIVATVGPASQRPEDLRAIVLAGAEVLRLNLSHGSHDWHRETIATIRAVAEEEQRHLAILLDLMGPRYRLANLPKRRCLEAGERVRLGLSADADLPLGEAEVLAALSPGQRLLIDQGLVDLVIEETSADEAVARVLTGGEVSSRKGINLPDSDLGFAITTKDHQDIAFAVEQGVDYLAASYVGRAADLTALEDRIAAAGGSIPLVAKLERKQAVEHLEEIVEAATAVMVARGDLGVEVPIHQVPVLQKKIVRACRERATPVIVATQMLESMMAQPRPTRAEATDIANAIFDGADALMLSGETAAGKYPRAAVEVMARTIVEAEDYRRQVLHDRINLRRSPARSSSESGVPRLSEDIAQDIPDMVCGAAVYTAGELAAELMVAFTQTGFTGLLISRYRPSTRCVVFTNSLTVARQLNLVWGVEPHFLPDRLEHHDEVIQLVDRELLTRRLATPGTTIVALMADPIRERARTNLMRVHQVRTAEQWRAAEQGPPRRGQP
- a CDS encoding alpha/beta fold hydrolase, translating into MSFAAPPPLPPFLETELPFERGTYRLEEGAWAGRRLHFIDHGPRDAPAVLMLHGNPTWSFLWRRVIAALPEYRCLAPDLIGLGLSDKPRRLAEHRVEAHGEALEEWLGALGITSAALMVQDWGGPIGTYLGATHLAATGSERFTALVIANTSVLLPERPRGTAFHRFARFPGISDLVFRGFGFPQNILHRIQGDPASIRGPVARAYRWPLRRWRDRAAPLALARMVPSAPDHPSVPALRRGETWARAFGGPIALVWGTRDPILGRALKWHERAFPQAAVTRTEAGHFLQEEVPEELAEALRRGT